A part of Candidatus Bathyanammoxibius amoris genomic DNA contains:
- a CDS encoding phospholipase D-like domain-containing protein, producing MRFIVIPVIIAFCPVALASTEVFFSPADSAQQRLVAGINEAKTSLDIASFQFTSVDIAEALIEAKDRGVRIRFLADEKESGAGSSLIASLEDEGLDGKEDIKYLKARFGGRMHHSFIIFDSNAVLTGSYNLTEYSDKFNFENAIFTNDSRLVAKYQIQFNKLYGEPIATTAVPEKETMMAKKGPGRFIALSLSHLGRLLGQDSTLSDSEKKTMWSHYKDRYIHGEGEIVSSSIDPSTGPTVVIRDRLGTGVEILLDADETDKVSKTSGGGMVGFTGRLIARPGATHNYFKLDRGSLK from the coding sequence ATGCGGTTTATCGTAATCCCGGTCATAATCGCGTTTTGCCCCGTCGCCCTTGCCTCTACGGAAGTATTCTTCTCACCGGCAGATAGCGCTCAACAGCGCCTTGTCGCCGGCATAAATGAAGCCAAAACCTCCCTGGACATCGCTTCCTTTCAGTTCACGTCCGTCGATATCGCCGAGGCCCTCATCGAGGCCAAAGACCGGGGCGTACGCATACGGTTCCTGGCAGACGAAAAGGAGTCCGGGGCTGGCTCATCGTTGATCGCTTCTCTGGAGGATGAGGGACTGGACGGGAAGGAGGACATAAAATACTTAAAGGCCCGGTTCGGCGGTAGAATGCACCACAGCTTCATAATCTTCGACTCTAACGCCGTATTAACCGGTTCTTACAACCTGACGGAATATTCAGACAAATTTAACTTCGAAAACGCCATCTTCACCAACGACTCCCGGCTCGTAGCAAAATATCAGATACAGTTCAATAAACTATATGGAGAACCCATAGCGACTACCGCCGTCCCGGAGAAAGAGACAATGATGGCAAAAAAGGGGCCAGGGCGGTTTATTGCCCTAAGCCTCTCCCACCTTGGCAGACTCCTGGGACAGGACTCTACGTTGTCCGACTCTGAGAAAAAAACAATGTGGAGTCACTACAAAGACCGTTATATTCACGGCGAAGGAGAAATTGTTTCGAGTTCCATCGATCCGTCAACGGGTCCGACGGTAGTTATAAGAGACAGGCTGGGCACAGGGGTGGAGATACTCCTGGACGCCGACGAGACCGATAAGGTCTCCAAGACGTCGGGCGGCGGGATGGTAGGTTTCACAGGCAGGTTAATAGCGCGTCCCGGGGCCACGCACAACTACTTCAAGCTCGACCGCGGCAGTCTTAAATAA